One genomic segment of Catalinimonas alkaloidigena includes these proteins:
- a CDS encoding N-acetylmuramidase domain-containing protein: protein MKASSRTLMWTHIIFIALIVLAIVLFIFWGSGAEASNVLLPVGIVVVVGISLIYSAVFKYFSTEVKGKTESGNPYHKFFFAGTNVLTLLLTVIGIFGGLFIYIEHGNLFQAVGLVVSIIWIAVFLRYFMWAVYNYNINYGLTDKDWDKIFEAREMAKMGYPVNPGEMEGPDKNPYRSQTFGLPPGTVRGMIAFTLLFGGLSLLIVSFGSEYTANELALVRQQFEFFETAFLMMIAFYFGDKSLKYLQKRWSRPASPAAQGGPSDEQQQPRPFTNQLDEDDMDFVEEERSFSHSEDEEKRPFLGKMREALSVKAPVKDEDKPRGMFVQIRDNLFSRVLSDEEIEKALLHLEKDEQVKLSMPVVKAIIAVESSGRGHLPDGKPKILFEGHKFWQWLEKAEINPKLLEAEHPDIIYEKWTTKHYKGGTGEYDRLKEAKEINGKDDKNIQRAAIYSASWGLFQILGENLEHYIRGRVQPDKVAEGNPYFYKDVFDFEKKQEVSEYYHFLDFLEFIKTKTARGKRLIDYISEDNQGNYDWATFAYGYNGRGYKENKYDVRLKAAYEKYVIQYGTTTTPLHRGGFIPIIDAGHGGLKNGKYTTPASVGKRYKFSDGTQIYEGEINRKIGKILIEMLREAGIACHDLTVDTVEDVSLKERVDQANTLFAKNPNCYFLSIHSNSSTKALEGEGNHARGFEVWTSVGETKSDALASIAAKWYKHDFPEFKFRQDMSDGDEDKEKEEQSETFYVLRKTRCPAFLVENLFYDNRLEAEFLLSTQGQRRIARCLFNIVREIHYKFHA from the coding sequence ATGAAAGCCTCCTCCAGAACCCTTATGTGGACGCATATCATCTTCATTGCTCTCATCGTGCTGGCAATAGTCCTCTTTATCTTTTGGGGCAGTGGGGCTGAAGCTTCAAACGTATTATTGCCGGTAGGCATAGTGGTGGTGGTTGGCATCAGCCTGATCTACAGTGCAGTGTTCAAATACTTCAGTACTGAAGTAAAAGGAAAGACTGAGAGCGGCAATCCTTATCATAAATTCTTCTTTGCCGGTACGAATGTCCTTACCCTCCTGCTCACAGTGATCGGCATATTCGGGGGGTTGTTTATTTACATAGAACATGGTAACCTCTTTCAGGCAGTAGGGCTGGTGGTGTCCATCATCTGGATTGCTGTATTTCTGAGGTACTTTATGTGGGCGGTTTACAATTACAATATTAATTACGGCCTTACGGACAAAGACTGGGATAAGATTTTTGAAGCCCGAGAGATGGCAAAGATGGGTTATCCGGTGAACCCTGGGGAAATGGAAGGTCCTGACAAAAATCCTTACCGTAGCCAGACCTTTGGCCTGCCGCCCGGCACAGTGCGGGGGATGATCGCCTTTACCTTGCTCTTTGGCGGCCTTTCGCTACTCATAGTAAGCTTTGGCAGTGAATATACGGCTAACGAACTGGCTTTGGTACGGCAGCAGTTTGAGTTTTTTGAAACCGCCTTCCTGATGATGATTGCCTTTTACTTTGGCGATAAATCATTGAAATACCTGCAAAAAAGATGGAGTCGCCCTGCTTCGCCGGCTGCTCAGGGAGGCCCCTCCGATGAACAGCAACAGCCACGGCCTTTTACCAATCAGCTGGATGAGGATGACATGGATTTTGTAGAGGAAGAGCGTTCATTTTCTCATAGCGAGGATGAGGAGAAGCGTCCGTTCCTAGGCAAAATGCGGGAGGCTTTGTCGGTAAAAGCACCAGTAAAGGATGAAGACAAACCCAGGGGGATGTTTGTGCAGATCAGGGACAATCTTTTCAGCAGGGTGCTCAGTGATGAGGAAATAGAAAAAGCTCTGCTGCACCTGGAGAAAGATGAACAGGTCAAACTCTCCATGCCGGTAGTAAAGGCTATCATCGCTGTAGAATCTTCCGGCAGAGGACACCTGCCTGACGGTAAGCCTAAGATATTGTTTGAAGGGCATAAATTCTGGCAATGGCTGGAGAAAGCAGAGATAAATCCTAAGCTACTGGAGGCAGAGCATCCTGATATCATTTACGAAAAATGGACCACCAAACATTATAAAGGTGGCACAGGTGAATATGATCGTTTAAAAGAGGCCAAAGAAATCAATGGTAAAGATGATAAAAATATCCAGCGAGCAGCCATTTACTCTGCTTCCTGGGGGCTTTTTCAGATACTGGGTGAGAACCTGGAGCATTATATCCGAGGGAGAGTTCAGCCCGATAAAGTAGCGGAAGGTAACCCATACTTTTATAAAGATGTGTTTGACTTTGAGAAAAAGCAGGAGGTTTCAGAATACTATCATTTTCTGGACTTTCTGGAATTCATCAAAACCAAAACCGCCCGGGGCAAACGCCTGATTGACTACATCTCTGAGGACAATCAGGGTAATTATGACTGGGCTACTTTCGCTTATGGCTACAATGGCAGGGGCTACAAAGAGAACAAATATGATGTACGGCTAAAGGCTGCTTACGAAAAGTACGTAATCCAGTATGGGACAACGACCACCCCTCTACATAGAGGAGGCTTTATTCCCATCATAGATGCCGGGCACGGCGGGCTTAAAAACGGAAAATATACCACCCCTGCTTCGGTTGGGAAACGCTATAAGTTTTCGGATGGCACCCAGATCTACGAAGGAGAGATCAACCGTAAGATTGGTAAAATTCTGATAGAAATGCTGAGAGAGGCGGGCATCGCTTGTCACGACCTGACCGTAGACACAGTAGAAGATGTAAGCTTGAAGGAGAGAGTTGACCAGGCCAATACCTTGTTCGCAAAGAACCCTAACTGTTATTTTCTTTCCATCCATAGCAACTCGTCTACCAAAGCATTGGAAGGGGAGGGCAATCATGCCCGGGGCTTTGAAGTATGGACCAGCGTAGGGGAGACCAAAAGTGATGCCTTAGCCAGTATCGCTGCCAAATGGTATAAGCATGATTTTCCCGAATTCAAATTCAGACAGGATATGAGCGACGGCGACGAGGACAAAGAAAAAGAAGAACAGTCTGAGACTTTCTACGTACTTCGGAAAACCAGGTGTCCGGCCTTTTTGGTGGAAAATCTGTTTTACGATAACCGGCTGGAAGCGGAGTTTTTGTTGAGCACGCAGGGGCAAAGAAGAATCGCCCGTTGCCTGTTCAATATCGTCAGGGAGATCCACTATAAATTCCATGCCTGA
- a CDS encoding DUF5675 family protein, whose product MTRLAALLFIALLTVAILLFLTNPELLEEVWLWIIGFIGYIIALVQKGFQSVKELFKRETVGQDKEKKNINIPPPVVDSTKPSGETHPKIDQLQQKIAQLEQQLNAGESAYASLSANTLTVLRYIDDGESTLGLLFLRKKFFAYTLEDTFRKEKIAGKTRVPEGVYPLDFNKNLTPLTRQYQKSRPWFDYHLEIKNIPDFQNVYLHVGNTHKDTEGCLLIADGIDAASTSKMITYSRKAYERFYKTIGALLKSGEEVRISIMDEDWFERSKLQTT is encoded by the coding sequence TTGACACGCCTCGCGGCATTATTATTTATAGCGCTTCTCACGGTCGCTATTTTACTATTTCTCACTAATCCTGAGTTGCTGGAAGAGGTTTGGTTATGGATCATAGGTTTTATCGGCTACATCATAGCGCTGGTCCAGAAAGGCTTTCAATCTGTAAAAGAGTTATTCAAGCGTGAAACCGTTGGTCAGGATAAAGAAAAGAAGAATATAAATATTCCTCCCCCTGTTGTAGATAGCACTAAGCCATCCGGCGAAACACATCCCAAAATAGATCAGCTACAACAAAAAATTGCCCAGCTTGAACAACAACTGAATGCCGGAGAAAGTGCTTATGCCTCTCTATCTGCCAATACCCTGACGGTCTTGCGCTACATAGATGACGGAGAGTCTACACTGGGCTTGCTGTTCCTGCGCAAGAAATTCTTTGCCTATACTTTGGAGGATACCTTTCGGAAAGAAAAAATTGCGGGAAAGACCAGAGTCCCGGAAGGGGTGTACCCTCTGGATTTTAACAAAAACCTCACGCCGCTGACCAGGCAGTACCAAAAGAGCCGCCCCTGGTTTGATTATCACCTGGAAATCAAAAACATACCGGATTTTCAGAATGTCTATTTGCATGTGGGCAATACCCATAAAGATACGGAAGGCTGCCTGCTGATTGCCGACGGCATTGATGCAGCCAGCACTTCAAAAATGATAACTTATTCAAGAAAAGCTTACGAAAGATTTTATAAAACCATCGGCGCGCTACTTAAGTCGGGTGAAGAGGTGCGGATCAGCATAATGGATGAGGACTGGTTTGAGCGCAGTAAACTCCAAACAACATGA
- a CDS encoding HD domain-containing protein, producing MLVDQETVIQKTIDFVKETLSDAEGGHDWWHIFRVWNLSKHIAQTEDVDMFVVELGALLHDIADSKFHDGDEEIGPPKAREFLSTLNVEEAIITQVENIIANISFKGGRAPQQFKSPELDVIQDADRLDAMGAIGIARTFNYGGYKNREIYNPEIKPNFTMTREEYKQSKAPTINHFYEKLLLLKERMNTSTGKKMAEHRHQFMEAFLEEFYQEWNGSV from the coding sequence ATGCTTGTAGATCAGGAAACTGTAATTCAAAAGACCATAGATTTTGTGAAAGAGACCTTATCTGATGCTGAAGGGGGGCATGACTGGTGGCATATTTTTCGTGTTTGGAACCTCTCAAAGCACATCGCCCAAACGGAAGATGTTGATATGTTTGTGGTTGAACTGGGCGCTCTACTTCATGATATAGCGGACTCAAAATTCCATGATGGTGATGAAGAAATTGGCCCTCCCAAGGCAAGAGAATTTTTAAGTACGCTGAATGTTGAAGAAGCCATAATTACGCAGGTTGAAAATATCATTGCGAACATTTCCTTCAAAGGGGGTAGAGCCCCTCAGCAATTCAAATCCCCGGAACTGGATGTCATCCAGGATGCTGACCGGCTGGATGCCATGGGAGCCATTGGTATAGCCAGGACCTTCAATTACGGAGGATATAAAAACAGGGAAATCTACAATCCTGAGATAAAGCCTAACTTTACTATGACTAGGGAAGAGTATAAGCAGAGCAAGGCCCCTACCATCAATCATTTCTACGAGAAACTTCTGCTACTTAAAGAAAGGATGAATACCTCAACTGGCAAAAAGATGGCCGAACATAGACATCAATTTATGGAAGCTTTTCTTGAGGAGTTTTACCAGGAATGGAATGGCAGTGTTTAG
- a CDS encoding PepSY-associated TM helix domain-containing protein: MAKVKNSSGWKRTRKLFNDIHLWMGIGSGLILFLVCLSGTIYTFREEVEMLIEPEKYSIDVPEDAEPMTAEAIIEQLQQQPGGIIASISIPHAEDEPYAVSIKKSEEERRGTTYFVNPYTATVLGTSDSPAAGFFMFMFRLHRWLLLDSAIGRPIVGVATLIFVFLILSGLVIWVPQKVKSWKQGLKIKWNANWKRINHDLHNSLGLYSSILLLIMALTGLCWSFEWYRDGLGEVLGTQVFGRRGGGGEPLSSTLPVQNATPLTVAELMHISNETLPYKGDHQISLPKDSVGTVSISKHKTGFFAPSATDRLQLDQYSGEVLASEIFAEKPFNERIAASIKPLHMGYVYGTFSKIIYFVACLVATSLPITGVIIWINKLKKKAKKKQSRRKAVTTSA, translated from the coding sequence ATGGCAAAAGTAAAGAACTCATCCGGCTGGAAGCGCACCAGAAAACTTTTTAACGACATTCACCTTTGGATGGGAATAGGCAGTGGCCTTATCCTGTTTTTAGTTTGCCTGAGTGGAACCATCTATACCTTTCGGGAAGAGGTAGAAATGCTGATTGAACCCGAAAAATACAGCATAGATGTGCCGGAAGATGCGGAACCCATGACTGCTGAAGCCATTATAGAACAATTACAGCAGCAGCCCGGAGGGATCATTGCTTCCATTAGCATACCTCATGCAGAGGATGAGCCTTATGCGGTAAGTATCAAAAAATCAGAAGAAGAACGTAGGGGAACTACCTATTTTGTTAATCCTTATACGGCCACAGTACTTGGAACATCCGACAGTCCGGCTGCCGGTTTCTTTATGTTTATGTTCAGGCTACATCGTTGGTTGCTCCTGGATAGTGCTATTGGCCGACCCATCGTGGGAGTTGCCACCCTCATTTTTGTTTTTCTTATTCTCAGTGGTTTGGTAATCTGGGTTCCGCAAAAAGTAAAATCATGGAAACAAGGGCTCAAAATCAAATGGAATGCGAACTGGAAGAGAATCAATCATGATTTGCACAATTCATTGGGCCTTTATTCTTCCATACTTTTGCTCATTATGGCCCTTACCGGCCTCTGCTGGTCTTTTGAATGGTATAGAGATGGTTTGGGAGAAGTGTTGGGGACGCAGGTATTTGGGAGAAGAGGAGGGGGAGGAGAACCCCTGAGTTCAACCTTACCCGTTCAAAATGCGACTCCTTTGACAGTAGCAGAGCTTATGCACATCAGCAACGAAACGCTTCCTTATAAAGGAGATCATCAGATTTCTCTGCCTAAAGATTCAGTTGGAACAGTTTCTATCTCCAAACATAAAACCGGCTTTTTTGCTCCTTCAGCTACTGACAGGCTACAGCTAGACCAGTATAGTGGGGAAGTTCTGGCTAGTGAGATTTTTGCCGAGAAGCCCTTCAACGAAAGGATTGCTGCCTCCATCAAGCCTTTGCATATGGGCTATGTGTACGGTACCTTTTCCAAGATAATCTATTTTGTTGCCTGCCTCGTGGCTACTTCCCTGCCTATTACGGGAGTGATAATCTGGATTAATAAGCTGAAGAAAAAAGCGAAAAAAAAGCAAAGCAGACGAAAAGCAGTCACTACTTCAGCCTAA
- a CDS encoding 2-oxoacid:ferredoxin oxidoreductase subunit beta, translating to MTFVKPAFRHPGLPKNKIGFRKADYEGAISTLCAGCGHDSISGAIIQACYEMGVEPHKLAKLSGIGCSSKTPTYFLGNSHGFNSVHGRMPSIATGANMANRDLIYLGVSGDGDTASIGLGQFCHVLRRNLNMMYIVMNNGCYGLTKGQDSATADLGSVSKAGSVNPFEPIDLVGLSLELGASFVARSFSGDKTQLVPLIKAAMSHPGFALLDVLSPCVTFNNNNGSTKSYDFVRDHIEATSTVDYVPEKDEITIDYEEGTSSSVVMHDGSLIQLSKLSPHWNPTNRDSAVNRLQEAKAKGEILTGLLYIDPKSKDLHKILDTVEQPLNSLREKDLMPGQQALDKINASFR from the coding sequence ATGACTTTCGTAAAACCTGCCTTTCGTCATCCCGGACTCCCCAAAAATAAAATCGGTTTTCGTAAAGCCGATTACGAGGGGGCTATCTCTACCCTCTGTGCCGGTTGCGGCCACGATTCTATCAGCGGAGCCATTATCCAGGCTTGCTATGAGATGGGCGTGGAACCGCACAAATTAGCTAAACTGTCAGGGATTGGCTGTTCTTCCAAAACGCCGACTTATTTTCTGGGCAACTCACACGGCTTCAATTCGGTACATGGGCGCATGCCTTCTATCGCTACCGGGGCCAATATGGCCAATCGTGATCTGATCTACCTGGGCGTATCGGGTGATGGAGATACCGCTTCTATTGGCTTAGGACAGTTTTGCCATGTACTCCGACGCAATCTGAACATGATGTACATTGTGATGAACAATGGCTGCTATGGCCTTACCAAAGGACAGGATTCAGCCACTGCAGATTTAGGTTCAGTGAGTAAAGCCGGTTCAGTCAATCCTTTTGAGCCTATTGATCTGGTAGGTCTTTCACTTGAACTGGGCGCAAGCTTTGTCGCGCGTAGCTTTTCAGGCGATAAGACACAGCTGGTCCCCCTTATCAAAGCGGCTATGTCTCATCCCGGCTTTGCCTTATTAGATGTGCTTTCTCCCTGTGTTACCTTCAATAACAATAATGGTTCTACCAAGTCTTATGATTTTGTAAGAGATCATATTGAGGCTACTTCTACTGTGGACTATGTGCCGGAGAAAGATGAAATCACCATAGATTATGAGGAGGGGACTTCATCCTCAGTAGTCATGCACGATGGTTCCCTGATACAACTCAGTAAGCTTAGCCCTCACTGGAACCCTACGAATCGGGATTCTGCGGTAAACCGTTTGCAGGAAGCTAAAGCTAAGGGTGAAATCCTTACTGGCCTGCTTTATATTGACCCCAAAAGCAAAGATTTGCACAAGATACTGGATACCGTAGAGCAACCGCTCAATAGTTTGAGAGAAAAAGACCTGATGCCCGGCCAACAAGCTTTGGACAAGATCAATGCCTCCTTCCGTTAA
- a CDS encoding 2-oxoacid:acceptor oxidoreductase subunit alpha, with amino-acid sequence MMTVSAVNDMVIRFANVNGTGSASANEMFAKAIFRMGIPVSPKNIFPSNIQGLPTWYEVRVSEQGYLGRRDGVDLLVGVNPQSYAKDIASIKEGGYFVYDSTKRLHDDFIREGVHYIGIPMMQMCMEHYENPRHQQLFKNIVYVGALAALLVIEMEVIQNIIRAQFSRKEKLIPPNFKALDLGYQYAKAHYSCPLDIRLERRDHVGDSIMIDGNAATALGAIYAGATVAAWYPITPSTSVVKAFETYAKKLRTDPETGKKKYAIVQAEDELAAMGMVIGATWNGARAFTATSGPGVSLMSEFIGLAYFAEIPVVLVNVQRGGPSTGMPTRTQQSDILSSAYASHGDTKHVLLFPSTPAECFEMSATAFDLADQLQTPIIMMSDLDLGMNSHMSPPLKWNDVRKYDLGKVLSADELEKIEKYGRYLDVDDDGICYRTIPGTHPTKGSFFTRGTSRDEYARYSEDSDVYERIVDRLAKKWETTKSYIPAPELFQQSNQNERGIIFFGTSSYAALEAMDLLKQKGIVLDAMRIKAFPFNSTVADFVDSHEEVFVIEQNRDKQFRALLVNELEVSPKKLTPILNYGGMPITADAIIQQIMKKLPATAPLISTNNHKSKTL; translated from the coding sequence ATGATGACAGTGAGTGCGGTTAACGATATGGTGATTCGTTTTGCCAATGTAAATGGAACGGGTTCGGCAAGTGCCAATGAGATGTTTGCCAAAGCAATTTTCAGGATGGGCATACCTGTTTCTCCCAAAAATATTTTTCCTTCAAACATCCAGGGCTTGCCTACCTGGTACGAAGTCCGCGTCAGCGAGCAGGGATATCTGGGAAGAAGGGATGGTGTGGATTTGCTGGTGGGCGTAAACCCCCAGAGCTATGCTAAAGATATAGCCTCCATCAAAGAAGGGGGCTATTTTGTTTATGACAGCACCAAGAGGCTGCACGATGACTTTATACGCGAAGGCGTGCACTACATCGGCATCCCCATGATGCAGATGTGTATGGAGCATTATGAAAATCCCCGGCATCAGCAGCTTTTCAAGAATATTGTCTATGTAGGTGCACTGGCAGCACTCTTGGTTATTGAGATGGAAGTGATACAAAACATCATCCGTGCGCAGTTCAGCAGAAAAGAAAAGCTGATTCCCCCTAACTTCAAAGCGCTGGACCTGGGTTATCAGTATGCCAAAGCACATTACAGCTGCCCGCTGGACATCCGGCTGGAGCGTCGTGATCATGTAGGAGATTCCATCATGATAGACGGTAACGCCGCTACCGCCCTGGGAGCAATCTATGCCGGGGCTACCGTAGCCGCCTGGTACCCGATTACGCCTTCTACTTCAGTGGTCAAAGCCTTTGAAACCTATGCCAAAAAGCTGCGCACTGACCCTGAAACGGGGAAGAAAAAATACGCCATCGTTCAGGCTGAAGATGAACTGGCAGCGATGGGCATGGTGATCGGGGCCACCTGGAATGGTGCCCGTGCCTTTACCGCCACCAGCGGGCCGGGAGTTTCGCTCATGAGTGAGTTTATCGGACTGGCTTATTTTGCCGAAATTCCGGTGGTACTGGTCAATGTACAGCGGGGAGGACCTTCTACCGGTATGCCTACCCGTACGCAGCAGTCTGATATTTTATCTTCGGCTTATGCCTCGCATGGCGATACCAAGCATGTGCTGCTTTTTCCCAGCACTCCGGCAGAATGTTTTGAGATGTCGGCTACTGCCTTTGATCTGGCCGACCAGCTGCAAACACCCATCATTATGATGTCTGACCTGGATTTAGGGATGAACAGCCATATGTCGCCCCCGCTAAAGTGGAACGATGTGCGTAAATATGATTTGGGTAAAGTGCTCAGTGCGGATGAGCTGGAGAAGATTGAAAAATATGGCCGTTATCTGGATGTGGATGATGATGGTATTTGCTACCGAACCATTCCCGGTACGCATCCCACCAAAGGTTCTTTCTTTACGCGGGGTACTTCCCGTGATGAGTACGCCCGCTATTCAGAAGACAGTGATGTATATGAACGCATCGTGGATAGACTGGCAAAAAAGTGGGAGACCACTAAAAGCTATATACCTGCTCCTGAGCTTTTTCAGCAAAGTAATCAGAATGAGCGAGGCATCATTTTCTTCGGCACTTCTTCTTATGCAGCCCTGGAAGCCATGGATTTGCTCAAGCAAAAAGGCATTGTGCTGGATGCCATGCGCATCAAAGCCTTTCCTTTTAATAGTACGGTAGCAGACTTTGTAGATTCCCATGAAGAAGTATTTGTGATTGAACAAAACCGCGATAAGCAGTTTCGTGCATTGCTGGTCAACGAACTGGAAGTCTCTCCCAAAAAACTAACGCCTATTTTAAACTACGGAGGTATGCCGATTACGGCAGATGCCATTATTCAGCAGATCATGAAAAAGTTACCGGCTACCGCCCCGCTGATCAGCACCAATAACCACAAAAGCAAAACATTATGA
- a CDS encoding FAD-dependent oxidoreductase: protein MRPTDTSNPEYFHKVVDCQYACPAHTPVPEYIRLIAAERYTDAYMVNWESNVFPGILGRTCDRPCEPACRRGRLAEEEEPVAICRLKRVAADNKGEVKHRMPKAPEQKNGKKVALIGGGPASLTVARDLAPLGYEIHLYDEWHKGGGMMRTQIPAFRLPEEVLDEEVNYIIDMGIHTHFNHYVSSMKEILDKDYDAVFVGTGAPKGRDLKLPGSEKAAKNIHIGIEFLASVAFGHVDKIGKKVIVLGGGNTAMDCCRTSRRLGGDEVKVVVRSPFNEMKASPWEISDAQAEDIPILNNMPPKEFVIEDGKLKGVIFGKVRAEYDENGKRKLIPTGEPDEFIEADDVIIAIGQDNAFPWIERDLGIEFGKWDIPVLDKTTFQSTLPQVFFGGDAAFGPENIITAAAHGHQAAISMHQYCQGKDVMDRPAPMTNLIRQKMGIHEWSYDSPVVIDKRYPVPHAQKTITLTNRKIEVELGFDEPTGYKEAQRCLNCDVQTVFTEDACIECDACVDICPTSCITFTDNGEEDDLRSRLNAPAENTSQDLYVSDILPTKRVMVKDEDVCLHCGLCAERCPTTAWDMQKYLYNVTKATKVL, encoded by the coding sequence TTGAGACCTACTGATACGAGCAACCCCGAGTACTTCCACAAAGTGGTGGATTGTCAATATGCCTGCCCGGCTCACACTCCCGTTCCCGAGTACATCCGCCTGATCGCTGCCGAGCGATATACCGATGCCTATATGGTCAACTGGGAGTCTAATGTCTTTCCCGGCATACTGGGCCGTACCTGCGACCGCCCCTGTGAACCGGCCTGCCGCCGTGGACGCCTGGCGGAAGAGGAAGAGCCGGTAGCCATCTGCCGCCTCAAGCGCGTAGCGGCTGACAACAAAGGAGAAGTCAAACATCGAATGCCTAAGGCTCCTGAGCAGAAAAATGGTAAAAAAGTCGCCCTGATCGGTGGTGGACCAGCTTCGCTCACCGTAGCCCGCGACCTAGCTCCGCTCGGCTATGAGATTCATCTCTACGACGAATGGCACAAAGGCGGAGGCATGATGCGCACCCAGATTCCCGCCTTTCGCCTGCCCGAAGAGGTGCTGGACGAGGAGGTGAACTACATCATTGATATGGGTATACATACCCACTTCAACCATTATGTGTCTAGCATGAAAGAGATACTGGATAAAGACTATGATGCGGTGTTTGTAGGCACTGGTGCTCCCAAAGGTCGTGACCTCAAGCTGCCTGGTAGTGAAAAAGCTGCCAAGAATATTCATATCGGCATAGAGTTTCTGGCCAGTGTCGCCTTTGGTCATGTGGATAAGATCGGTAAAAAAGTAATCGTATTAGGCGGTGGTAATACCGCGATGGACTGCTGCCGTACCTCTCGCCGGCTGGGTGGAGATGAGGTAAAAGTAGTGGTGCGTAGCCCTTTCAATGAAATGAAAGCTTCGCCCTGGGAGATATCTGATGCGCAGGCAGAGGACATTCCTATTCTGAATAACATGCCTCCCAAAGAGTTTGTGATAGAAGATGGCAAACTCAAAGGAGTCATCTTCGGTAAGGTGAGAGCAGAATATGATGAGAACGGAAAACGTAAGCTTATCCCTACCGGAGAGCCGGATGAGTTTATTGAGGCCGATGATGTGATCATTGCCATCGGACAGGATAATGCTTTTCCCTGGATAGAAAGAGACCTGGGCATTGAGTTCGGCAAATGGGATATTCCGGTACTGGACAAGACTACTTTTCAGTCTACTTTACCCCAGGTTTTCTTCGGCGGTGATGCTGCTTTTGGTCCGGAGAATATTATTACGGCAGCTGCCCACGGCCATCAGGCAGCGATTTCTATGCATCAGTATTGTCAGGGAAAAGATGTGATGGACCGCCCCGCGCCGATGACCAACCTGATCCGGCAGAAGATGGGTATCCATGAGTGGAGTTATGACAGTCCGGTGGTGATAGACAAGCGTTATCCGGTGCCGCATGCGCAGAAAACGATCACACTGACCAATCGCAAGATTGAAGTAGAATTGGGCTTTGATGAGCCTACCGGCTATAAGGAAGCGCAACGCTGTCTCAACTGTGATGTGCAGACTGTCTTCACCGAAGATGCCTGCATAGAATGCGATGCCTGCGTAGATATCTGCCCGACCAGTTGTATCACTTTTACAGATAATGGTGAGGAGGATGACCTTCGTTCCAGACTGAACGCTCCCGCAGAAAATACCTCCCAGGACTTATATGTTTCTGACATACTCCCTACCAAAAGAGTGATGGTCAAAGATGAAGACGTTTGTCTCCACTGCGGCCTCTGTGCAGAGCGCTGCCCCACCACAGCCTGGGACATGCAAAAATATTTATACAATGTAACCAAAGCTACCAAGGTGTTATGA
- a CDS encoding NUMOD1 domain-containing DNA-binding protein has protein sequence MEGEKITYIYVLKNPFSNEIFYIGKTIQHDRRLRDHIQDARLDRYSTPEMRKYIRDILALGSKPRFEVVYTVKPDQKWWDVERDFIREYRKKYKLFNVCDGGFGGASYNRLSEKGMLKLQKRFSKAVLCYDAKTGEFIQEYISAREAARQLNLFSNQVTQVCKGKFAHTGGFIFRYKKKYAKNKIAPAKGRGKKILQYDLNGNLLREWPNPYQVKKELKIHDTSVLRCCKGEQKTSYGFVWKFA, from the coding sequence GTGGAAGGAGAAAAAATTACCTACATCTATGTTCTAAAAAATCCCTTTTCAAACGAGATTTTTTACATAGGAAAGACAATTCAACACGATAGAAGACTAAGAGATCATATTCAGGATGCTAGATTAGACAGATATTCTACTCCTGAGATGAGAAAATATATCAGGGATATACTAGCATTAGGTAGTAAACCTCGATTTGAAGTAGTCTATACTGTAAAACCTGATCAAAAATGGTGGGATGTAGAAAGGGACTTTATTAGAGAGTATAGAAAGAAATATAAACTTTTTAATGTGTGCGATGGTGGCTTTGGTGGTGCATCTTATAATAGGTTATCTGAAAAAGGAATGCTTAAGCTTCAGAAAAGATTTTCAAAAGCTGTACTCTGTTATGATGCTAAAACAGGTGAATTTATACAGGAATATATATCTGCTAGAGAAGCAGCACGACAACTAAATCTTTTTTCAAATCAGGTAACACAAGTTTGTAAAGGTAAATTTGCCCATACCGGAGGATTTATTTTTAGATACAAAAAGAAGTATGCAAAAAATAAAATAGCACCTGCAAAAGGTAGAGGTAAAAAAATTCTTCAATATGATTTAAACGGGAATCTATTAAGAGAATGGCCTAACCCTTATCAAGTAAAGAAAGAATTAAAAATACATGATACTTCTGTACTAAGATGTTGTAAAGGTGAACAAAAAACTAGTTACGGTTTTGTCTGGAAATTTGCCTGA